The genomic segment CCTAATATTGTAACTCTTATACTTGTATCTACTTTTTTAGCAAGTTCCTTTTGTATTTCTACAACGTTTCCTACTCCTTCAGCTACTATGATTATGTCATAAAGTTTTCCTTCTGATCTTCTGAATTTAATAACTTCAGCCATATCATCTATTGAAAATTCAACTTCCGGAATAAGTACTCCACTTGCTCCTCCTGCTATTGCAGAGTATAATGCAAGATCTCCACAGTTTCTTCCCATAACTTCAATTAAATATGTTCTTTCATGAGAAATTGCCGTATCTTTTATTTTTGATATTGCATCAAGTATTATATTTAAAGCTGTATCGTATCCAATTGTATAATCTGTTCCTGCAACGTCATTATCTATTGTTCCAGGTATTCCTATTGTCTTTATTCCATGTTCTGTATATAAGTAGTGTGCTCCATGAAATGAACCGTCTCCACCTATTACAACTAATCCATCTATTCCTCTTTTTTTAAGGTTTTCTGCCGCCTTAGCTCTCACTTCAGGGTCTTTGAATTCAGGCAATCTGGCTGATAGCAGAATTGTCCCTCCCTGATCTGCAATTCCACTTACATTAAGTGCTGTCATCTGGAATATCTGGTCTTCATACAACCCTTTGTATCCTCTTTTGATACCATAAACTTCAATTCCTTTAGTCATGGCAGTTTTTGCCACAGCTCTTACAGCGGTATTCATCCCCTGTGAATCTCCTCCACTTGTCAAAATTGCAATTTTTTTCATATTTTTCTCCTTCTATCTTTTCCTCTTTTCTGTGTCGGATAAATAATAGCATTTTTTTTACTTTTTTTCAATGTTTATTTTAAAATTTATCACTTTATTGCACATCCTGAAGAATCATTGTCATATACAGGCTCTGCATGAATTAAAACTCTTTTTATATTTTTATACTTATGTTTTATAAATTTTGAAATTTTATTTGTTATTTCGTGCGCTTCATCTATTGTCAAAGACCTGTTCATACGTACATCTATAAATAGATATATATTCTTTCCTGAAGTTGTCATTCTGAAGTCATGTGCATTCTCTATTTCATCAAATTCTGAAAGATCTTTCCTTACACTTTCCAGAAGCTTCTCATCCTGTGAATCTAAAAGTATAAGGGCATTATCTTTTATTAAATTATATCCCGAATACATTATATAAATTGCCACAGAAACTCCTACAACCACATCAAATACAGGATTTATTCTTGAAAGCAATATCCCTATTAAAACTGATACTGAGACAGCAATATCTGCCTTATAGTCTTCCAGAAGGGAATTTATCAGTGCTCCCCTGTAATCTTTTGTCTTATTTTTCATGAAAAGTAATTGGAATATTTTTATAACTATTACTATAACTGTTATAATTACTGGCATTGGGGAGGTGATAACTTCCCCTTTTAACTGAAAAAGACCAACTATATTTTCCTTTATTATATTAAATGCCGTAATCATTATGAAAGTACCAATAATTACACTGAATACTGATTCTATCTTTCCATGACCAAAGGGATGTTCCTTGTCTTCAGGGTTTTCCCCAACCTTCAGTCCAATAATTACCAGTATGTTTG from the Leptotrichia sp. oral taxon 215 str. W9775 genome contains:
- a CDS encoding GNAT family N-acetyltransferase — translated: MEILKLEKTGKNIELFEQLKKLDNDFEFQGKNDSESLFYITEKDNILGYAIVELAEKACLKRIFINKKLRNNGFGSILLKYLINWLINNNFDSLVVENHKHMNNFLEKQRFIKNKDGFYELGNFREERKQNRRMIFVSKFAIAVNIVLALLKIVSGHVFKSVSLISDGLNSLSDLITNILVIIGLKVGENPEDKEHPFGHGKIESVFSVIIGTFIMITAFNIIKENIVGLFQLKGEVITSPMPVIITVIVIVIKIFQLLFMKNKTKDYRGALINSLLEDYKADIAVSVSVLIGILLSRINPVFDVVVGVSVAIYIMYSGYNLIKDNALILLDSQDEKLLESVRKDLSEFDEIENAHDFRMTTSGKNIYLFIDVRMNRSLTIDEAHEITNKISKFIKHKYKNIKRVLIHAEPVYDNDSSGCAIK
- the pfkA gene encoding 6-phosphofructokinase, translating into MKKIAILTSGGDSQGMNTAVRAVAKTAMTKGIEVYGIKRGYKGLYEDQIFQMTALNVSGIADQGGTILLSARLPEFKDPEVRAKAAENLKKRGIDGLVVIGGDGSFHGAHYLYTEHGIKTIGIPGTIDNDVAGTDYTIGYDTALNIILDAISKIKDTAISHERTYLIEVMGRNCGDLALYSAIAGGASGVLIPEVEFSIDDMAEVIKFRRSEGKLYDIIIVAEGVGNVVEIQKELAKKVDTSIRVTILGHVQRGGSPTAFDRILATRMGVKAVELLEAGEGGLMVGIQSEKVTTHPLAYAWENYTKSSFADYAIANMLSL